A region from the Sorex araneus isolate mSorAra2 chromosome 6, mSorAra2.pri, whole genome shotgun sequence genome encodes:
- the TUT1 gene encoding speckle targeted PIP5K1A-regulated poly(A) polymerase — protein MAAVDSDVESLPRGGFRCCLCRVTTANRPSLDAHLGGRKHRHLVELRAARKAQGLRSVFVSGFPRDVDSAQLSQYFQAFGPVASVVMDKDKGVFAIVEMGDLAAREAVLSQPQHSLAGHRLRVRPREQKEFQSPASRSPKGAAPDSQQLLKALADAPDVGAQMRKLVGLRELSEAERQLRSLVVALMQEVFTEFFPGCVVHPFGSSINSFDVHGCDLDLFLDLGDLEEPQPGPKPPDSPSLDSALASPLDPQALTCTPASPPDSQPPASPQDSEGLDLEAPSSLAPRTPDSALASETLASPQSLPPASPLQEDGVDGELGKAPKGERAEGGAMLELVGSILRGCVPGVYRVQTVPSARRPVVKFCHRPSGLHGDVSLSNRLALHNSRFLSLCSELDGRVRPLVYTIRCWAQGRALSGSGPLLNNYALTLLVIYFLQTRAPPVLPTVLQLTQKAGEGEQVEVDGWDCSFPREASSLEPSSNTEPLSSLLAQFFSCVASWDLSGSLLSLREGQALPVAGGLPTPGWEGLRLGPMNLQDPFDLSHNVAANVTSRVAGRLQSCCRAAASYCRSLQFQRRSPRGRDWGLLPLLQPSSPSSLLSATPIPLPAAPFSQLTAVLAQVFREALGCHIEQGTKRLRSEGGGAGEPPPQAGASKRLRLDEQKHGEAEMEQPRGCAGDHSEDGVEEMVIEAGETVQDCAMRSPGRPGELPPTTGKPPASDSNPLAEQGPGGPLGSREALQGGVSPASVSWRCALWHRVWQGRRRARRRLQQQQTQARGEGGAGPGAQWLATEALVTQELRGAGGAGGPEVEPLLTFVASASPADQTLTVTPAQDAQGLFPDLHHFLQVFLPQALRNLLK, from the exons ATGGCGGCGGTGGATTCGGATGTCGAGTCCCTCCCGCGCGGGGGCTTCCGGTGCTGCCTCTGCCGCGTTACCACAGCCAACC GACCCAGTTTAGATGCCCATTTGGGAGGCCGGAAGCACCGGCACCTGGTAGAGTTACGAGCTGCCCGCAAGGCCCAGGGACTTCGAAGTGTGTTTGTCAGCGGTTTCCCCCGGGATGTGGATTCTGCTCAGCTCTCTCAGTACTTCCAGGCCTTCGGACCCGTGGCCAGCGTTGTCATGGACAAAGACAAG GGCGTGTTTGCCATCGTGGAGATGGGGGACCTGGCTGCCCGGGAAGCCGTCCTgtcccagccccagcacagccTGGCTGGACATCGCCTGCGAGTCCGGCCGCGGGAGCAGAAAGAGTTCCAGAGCCCTGCGTCCAGGTCCCCCAAAGGCGCCGCCCCCGACAGCCAGCAGCTGCTGAAAGCGCTGGCCGACGCCCCGGATGTGGGCGCGCAGATGAGAAAGCTCGTGGGGCTGAGGGAGCTGTCGGAGGCCGAGCGGCAGCTGCGGAGCCTCGTGGTGGCCCTGATGCAGGAGGTCTTCACCGAGTTCTTCCCCG GCTGTGTGGTCCATCCTTTTGGCTCTTCCATAAACAGCTTTGACGTCCATGGCTGTGACCTTGACCTCTTCCTTGATCTGGGGGACTTGGAAGAGCCGCAG CCGGGCCCCAAGCCTCCGGACTCTCCCTCCTTGGACTCGGCCCTCGCATCCCCACTGGACCCTCAGGCCCTGACCTGCACCCCGGCTTCCCCTCCCGACTCGCAGCCGCCAGCCTCTCCGCAAGACTCCGAAGGCCTGGACTTGGAGGCCCCGTCCTCCCTGGCGCCCCGGACCCCGGACTCAGCTTTGGCGTCAGAGACCCTGgcctctccccagtccctgcccccagcctccccgcTGCAGGAGGACGGGGTGGACGGGGAGCTGGGCAAGGCCCCGAAGGGGGAGAGGGCGGAGGGCGGCGCCATGCTGGAGCTGGTGGGCTCCATCCTCCGGGGCTGTGTCCCCGGCGTGTACCGTGTCCAGACCGTGCCCTCCGCTCGCCGCCCCGTCGTCAAGTTCTGCCATCGGCCCTCAGGGCTCCACGGTGACGTCTCCCTCAGTAATCG GCTGGCCCTGCATAACTCCCGCTTCCTGAGCCTCTGTTCGGAGCTGGATGGGCGAGTCCGGCCCCTCGTCTATACCATCCGCTGCTGGGCTCAGGGTCGGGCGCTGTCAG GGAGCGGCCCCCTGCTCAATAACTACGCCCTGACCTTGCTGGTCATCTATTTCCTTCAGACCAGGGCCCCTCCTGTTCTGCCCACCGTGTTGCAGCTCACTCAGAAAGCAG GTGAGGGCGAGCAGGTGGAGGTGGACGGCTGGGACTGTAGCTTCCCCCGGGAGGCCTCGAGCCTGGAGCCGAGCAGCAACACCGAGCCCCTGA GTTCCCTGCTCGCCCAGTTCTTCTCCTGCGTCGCGTCCTGGGATCTCAGCGGTTCGCTGCTGTCCCTGAGGGAAGGCCAGGCACTGCCGGTGGCCGGGGGCCTGCCCACCCCCGGCTGGGAGGGGCTGCGCCTCGGCCCCATGAACCTCCAGGACCCTTTCGACCTGAGTCACAACGTGGCGGCCAACGTGACCAGCCGGGTGGCGGGGCGGCTGCAGAGCTGCTGCCGGGCGGCCGCCAGCTACTGCCGCAGCCTCCAGTTCCAGCGCCGCTCGCCCCGGGGCCGCGACTGGGGGCTGCTCCCGCTGCTGCAGCCCAGCTCCCCCAGCTCCCTGCTGTCCGCCACCCCCATCCCGCTCCCCGCCGCGCCGTTCTCCCAGCTCACGGCGGTCCTGGCTCAGGTGTTCCGGGAAGCGCTGGGCTGCCACATAGAGCAGGGCACCAAGAGACTGCGGTCCGAGGGAGGGGGAGCcggggagccccctccccaggcagggGCGAGTAAGAGACTGAGACTGGACGAGCAGAAGCACGGCGAGGCGGAGATGGAGCAGCCGAGGGGCTGCGCTGGCGACCACAGCGAAGACGGGGTGGAAGAAATGGtcatagaggctggagagacggtGCAGGACTGTGCCATGCGGAGCCCGGGGCGGCCGGGGGAGCTGCCCCCCACCACCGGGAAGCCTCCGGCCTCTGACAGCAACCCGCTGGCAGAGCAGGGGCCTGGAGGACCCCTCGGGTCCCGGGAGGCACTCCAGGGTGGGGTGTCACCGGCCTCCGTGAGCTGGCGCTGTGCCTTGTGGCACCGAGTGTGGCAGGGGCGGCGACGAGCCCGGAGGcgcctgcagcagcagcagaccCAGGCCAGGGGAGAGGGCGGTGCCGGCCCGGGGGCCCAGTGGCTGGCCACCGAGGCTCTGGTAACCCAGGAGCTGAGGGGCGCGGGCGGTGCTGGCGGCCCCGAGGTCGAGCCACTCCTGACCTTCGTGGCGTCTGCCTCCCCTGCTGACCAGACTCTCACCGTGACCCCagcccaggatgctcagggcctcTTTCCCGATCTCCATCATTTTTTACAGGTCTTCCTTCCTCAGGCACTCCGGAACCTCCTCAAGTGA
- the MTA2 gene encoding metastasis-associated protein MTA2 — protein MAANMYRVGDYVYFENSSSNPYLVRRIEELNKTANGNVEAKVVCLFRRRDISGSLNNLADSNAREFEEESKQPGVSEQQRHQLKHRELFLSRQFESLPATHIRGKCSVTLLNETDILSQYLEKEDCFFYSLVFDPVQKTLLADQGEIRVGCKYQAEIPERLVEGESDNRNQQKMEMKVWDPDNPLTDRQIDQFLVVARAVGTFARALDCSSSIRQPSLHMSAAAASRDITLFHAMDTLQRNGYDLAKAMSTLVPQGGPVLCRDEMEEWSASEAMLFEEALEKYGKDFNDIRQDFLPWKSLASIVQFYYMWKTTDRYIQQKRLKAAEADSKLKQVYIPTYTKPNPNQIISVGSKPGMNGAGFQKGLTCESCHTTQSAQWYAWGPPNMQCRLCASCWIYWKKYGGLKTPTQLEGAARGTTEPHSRGHLSRPEAQSLSPYTTSANRAKLLAKNRQTFLLQTTKLTRLARRMCRDLLQPRRAARRPYAPINANAIKAECSIRLPKAAKTPLKIHPLVRLPLATIVKDLVAQAPLKPKTPRGTKTPINRNQLTQNRGLGSIMVKRTYETMTGAGLPFSANGRPLASGIRSSSQPAAKRQKLNPADAPNPVVFVATKDTRALRKALTHLEMRRAARRPNLPLKVKPPLIAVRAPVPLPAPSHPASTSEPIVLED, from the exons ATGGCGGCCAACATGTACCGGGTGGGGG atTACGTCTATTTTGAGAACTCCTCTAGCAATCCTTACCTGGTTAGACGGATTGAGGAGCTCAACAAG ACTGCAAATGGAAACGTGGAGGCAAAGGTGGTCTGCCTCTTCCGGCGAAGGGACATTTCCGGTAGCCTCAACAACCTGGCGGACAGTAACGCCA GGGAGTTTGAAGAGGAATCAAAGCAGCCAGGGGTGTCGGAGCAGCAGCGGCATCAGCTGAAGCACCGGGAGCTTTTCCTCTCCCGGCAGTTTGAGTCGTTACCAGCTACCCACATACG GGGGAAGTGCAGTGTGACCCTCTTGAATGAGACGGATATCTTGAGCCAGTACCTGGAAAAAGAG gaCTGCTTTTTTTACTCACTGGTGTTCGATCCTGTGCAGAAGACACTTTTAGCTGATCAAGGGGAGATCAGAGTTGGCTGCAAATACCAAGCTGAGATTCCAGAACGCCTGGTTGAGG GAGAATCCGATAATCGGAACCAGCAGAAGATGGAGATGAAGGTCTGGGACCCGGACAATCCCCTGACCGACCGGCAGATCGACCAGTTTCTCGTGGTGGCCCG AGCCGTGGGCACCTTCGCCAGGGCCCTGGACTGCAGTAGCTCCATCCGGCAGCCCAGCCTGCACATGAGCGCCGCTGCCGCCTCCCGAGACATCACGCTG TTCCACGCCATGGATACCTTGCAAAGGAATGGCTATGACCTGGCCAAGGCCATGTCGACCCTGGTGCCCCAGGGTGGCCCCGTGCTGTGTCGAGATGAGATGGAGGAGTGGTCGGCCTCCGAGGCCATGCTGTTCGAGGAGGCCCTGGAGAAGTACGGGAAGGACTTCAACGACATCCGCCAGGACTTT CTACCCTGGAAGTCGCTGGCCAGCATTGTCCAGTTTTATTACATGTGGAAGACCACGGACCGCTATATTCAGCAG AAGAGGCTGAAGGCGGCCGAAGCAGACAGCAAGCTGAAGCAGGTCTACATCCCCACCTA CACTAAGCCAAATCCTAACCAGATCATCTCTGTGGGTTCCAAACCCGGCATGAATGGGGCTGGATTCCAGAAGGGCCTGACTTGCGAGAGTTGCCACA CCACCCAGTCTGCCCAGTGGTACGCCTGGGGCCCGCCCAACATGCAGTGCCGCCTCTGCGCTTCCTGTTGGATCTACTGGAAGAAGTACGGCGGCCTGAAGACCCCGACCCAACTCGAGGGGGCTGCTCGGGGCACCACA GAGCCACATTCTCGGGGTCACTTGTCCAGACCTGAAGCGCAGAGTCTGTCGCCGTACACGACCAGCGCCAACCGGGCCAAGCTGCTGGCCAAGAACAGGCAGACGTTCCTGCTGCAGACCACCAAGCTCACGCGCCTGGCCAGGCGCATGTGCAGGGACCTGCTACAGCCCCGGAGAGCGGCCCGGCGCCCGTATGCCCCCATCAATGCCAACGCCATCAAGGCAGAGT GCTCCATTCGTCTTCCGAAAGCCGCCAAGACTCCGTTGAAAATTCACCCGCTGGTGCGGCTGCCCCTGGCAACTATCGTCAAAGATCTGG TGGCCCAGGCACCTCTGAAACCAAAAACACCCCGGGGTACCAAGACACCAATCAACAGAAACCAGCTAACCCAGAACCGGGGCCTGGGGAGCATCATGGTTAAACGGACCTATGAAACT ATGACCGGCGCAGGGCTCCCCTTCTCTGCCAATGGAAGGCCTCTGGCTTCAGGGATCCGTTCGAGCTCTCAGCCAGCGGCCAAGCGCCAGAAACTGAACCCCGCCGACGCCCCCAACCCTGTGGTGTTTGTGGCCACAAAGGACACCAG GGCCCTGCGGAAAGCTCTGACTCACCTGGAAATGCGGCGAGCTGCCCGCCGGCCCAACTTACCCCTGAAGGTGAAGCCGCCGCTGATTGCAGTGCGGGCCCCCGTCCCTCTGCCTGCACCCTCACATCCTGCCAGCACCAGTGAGCCTATCGTCCTGGAGGATTGA
- the EML3 gene encoding echinoderm microtubule-associated protein-like 3 yields MDGAGGPGEAPAPEALQSLSRRLRVQEEEMELVKAALAEALRQLRLQAPLSSPQGAPSPAAPPGLPAPRTPSLVSRGTQTELDAAEPAPGTPGLSNGPPCPQGGGEEPSGAQSEGGGSSSSGTGSPGPPGTLRLAQPPQRADAPWKNSSSSSSTPSERPRQKLSRKAASSANLLLRSGSTESRGGKDPISSPGGPGSRRSNYNLEGISVKMFLRGRPITMYIPSGIRSLEELPSGPPPETLSLDWVYGYRGRDSRSNLFVLRSGEVVYFIACVVVLYRPGGGPGGPGGGGQRHYRGHTDCVRCLAVHPDGVRVASGQTAGVDKDGKPLQPVVHVWDSETLLKLQEIGLGAFERGVGALAFSVADQGAFLCVVDDSNEHMLSVWDCGRGTKLAEIKSTNDSVLAVGFNPRDSSCIVTSGKSHVHFWNWSCGAGVPGNGTLTRKQGVFGKYKKPKFIPCFVFLLDGSILTGDSEGNILTWGRSPSDTRTPGRGGAKETYGIVAQAHAHEGSIFALCLRRDGTVLSGGGRDRRLVQWGPSQPGPSLVALQEAEIPEHFGAVRAIAEGLGSELLVGTTKNALLRGDLAQGFSPVIQGHTDELWGLCTHPFRNCFLTCGHDRQLCLWDGEGHALAWSIDLKETGLCADFHPSGAVVAVGLSTGRWLVLDTETREIVSDITDGNEQLSVVRYSPDGLYLAIGSHDNMIYIYSVSSDGAKSSRFGRCVGHSSFITHLDWSKDGNYIMSNSGDYEILYWDVTGGCRLLRNRYESRDREWATYTCVLGFHVYGVWPDGSDGTDINSLCRSHNERVVAVADDFCKVHLFQYPCARAKAPSLVYGGHGSHVTSVRFTHDDSHLVSLGGKDASIFQWRVLGAGGAGPPPTTPSRTPSLSPASSLDV; encoded by the exons GTGAGGCCCCGGCCCCCGAGGCGCTGCAGTCCCTGAGCCGGCGGCTGCGCgtgcaggaggaggagatggagctgGTGAAGGCCGCCCTGGCAGAGGCGCTGCGCCAGCTGCGGCTGCAGgcgcccctctcctccccgcagGGCGCCCCCAG CCCCGCggcacccccagggctgcccgcACCGCGCACCCCCTCTTTGGTGAGCCGAGGCACCCAGACGGAGCTGGACGCCGCCGAGCCGGCCCCGGGCACCCCTGGCCTGAGCAacggccccccctgcccccaggggggCGGCGAGGAGCCCAGTGGGGCCCAGTCCGAAGgagggggcagcagcagcagcggcaccgGCTCCCCGGGGCCGCCCGGGACCCTGCGGCTGGCACAGCCCCCGCAGCGAGCGGATGC gccctggaaaaattcctcctcttcctcctcgacTCCCTCAGAGCGGCCCCGCCAGAAACTCTCCCGGAAGGCGGCTTCCTCGGCTAACCTGCTGCTGAGGTCGGGGAGCACTGAGAG CCGTGGAGGGAAAGACCCCATCTCCAGTCCCGGGGGTCCTGGGTCTCGGAGGAGCAATTACAACTTGG AAGGCATCTCTGTAAAGATGTTCCTTCGCGGCCGCCCCATTACCATGTATATCCCGTCTGGCATCCGCAGCCTCGAGGAGCTGCCCAGCGGCCCCCCGCCGGAGACCCTCAGCTTGGACTGGGT TTATGGCTACCGGGGGCGCGACTCCCGTTCCAACCTCTTCGTGCTGCGCTCCGGAGAGGTGGTCTATTTCATCGCCTGCGTAGTGGTGCTGTACCGGCCCGGGGGAGGCCCCGGGGGTCCTGGAGGCGGGGGCCAGAGACACTACCGGGGCCACACGGACTGTGTTCGCTG CCTGGCTGTGCACCCCGATGGCGTTCGTGTAGCCTCGGGACAGACGGCCGGAGTGGACAAGGACGGGAAG CCGCTGCAGCCCGTGGTGCACGTGTGGGATTCCGAGACGCTGCTGAAGCTGCAGGAGATCGGGCTGGGCGCCTTCGAGCGGGGCGTGGGGGCCCTGGCCTTCTCGGTCGCG GATCAGGGTGCTTTTCTCTGCGTGGTGGATGACTCCAACGAGCACATGCTATCCGTGTGGGACTGTGGCCGGGGCACGAAGCTGGCCGAGATCAAG AGCACAAACGACTCAGTCCTGGCTGTTGGCTTCAACCCCCGGGACAGCAGCTGCATTGTCACCAGTGGCAAGTCCCACGTGCACTTCTGGAACTGGAGCTGTGGCGCGGGGGTTCCCGGCAACGGGACTCTCACCCGGAAACAGGGTGTCTTTGGG AAATACAAGAAGCCCAAGTTTATCCCTTGCTTTGTGTTCCTCCTGGACGGAAGCATTCTCACTGGGGACTCAGAGGGGAACATTCTCACCTGGGGACGGAGCCCTTCAGACACCCGGACTCCAGGCCGAGGGGGGGCCAAAG AGACCTACGGGATCGTGGCCCAGGCACATGCGCACGAAGGTTCCATCTTTGCCCTGTGTCTCCGGCGGGACGGGACGGTGCTGAGTGGTGGCGGGCGGGACCGTCGGCTGGTCCAGTGGGGACCCTCCCAGCCGGGGCCCAGCTTGGTGGCTCTCCAAGAGGCTGAG ATTCCTGAACACTTTGGGGCCGTGCGGGCCATTGCCGAGGGGCTCGGCTCGGAGCTGCTGGTGGGGACCACCAAGAACGCATTACTCAGGGGGGACCTGGCCCAGGGCTTCTCCCCTGTCATCCAG GGCCACACAGACGAGCTGTGGGGGCTGTGCACACACCCCTTCCGGAACTGTTTTCTCACCTGCGGCCACGACCGGCAGCTCTGCCTGTGGGACGGGGAGGGCCACGCGCTGGCCTGGAGCATCGACCTCAAG GAGACTGGGCTCTGCGCTGACTTCCACCCCAGTGGGGCCGTGGTGGCCGTAGGACTGAGCACGGGGAG GTGGCTGGTGTTAGACACGGAGACCAGAGAGATCGTGTCCGACATCACAGATGGCAATGAGCAGCTCTCAGTGGTCCGGTACAGCCCAG ATGGGCTGTACCTGGCCATCGGTTCCCACGACAACATGATCTACATCTATAGTGTTTCCAGCGACGGGGCCAAGTCCAGCCGCTTTGGCCGCTGTGTG GGTCACTCCAGCTTCATCACTCACCTTGACTGGTCCAAGGATGGGAACTACATCATGTCCAACTCCGGGGACTATGAGATCCTTTACT GGGATGTGACGGGCGGCTGCAGGCTGCTGCGCAATCGCTATGAGAGCCGCGACCGGGAGTGGGCCACCTACACCTGCGTGCTGGGCTTCCACGTGTACG GCGTGTGGCCTGACGGCTCGGACGGCACCGACATCAACTCCCTGTGCCGCTCGCACAACGAGCGCGTGGTGGCCGTGGCCGACGACTTCTGCAAGGTGCATCTCTTCCAGTACCCCTGCGCGCGCGCCAAG GCACCGAGCCTCGTGTACGGGGGCCACGGCAGCCATGTGACCAGCGTCCGCTTCACGCACGACGACTCGCACCTCGTCTCGCTGGGCGGCAAGGACGCCAGCATCTTCCAGTGGCGAGTGCTGGGCGCTGGCGGCGCGGGGCCGCCGCCCACCACGCCCTCTCGAACCCCGTCCCTGTCCCCCGCCTCCTCGCTGGACGTCTGA